The segment TCATCTTAAGACCATTCCTCTGGTCCTCTCCTTGCTGGCACAGTAGATGAAACCAGCCCCCACCTcactacaccctcctttcaggggATGaggttccccctgagcctcctctcctccagacTAAATGAACCCAGATCCCCCAGCCATTCCTCATAAGACAGGTTTTCTAGTCCTTTCACaagccttgttgcccttctctggacactctccagcacctcaaagTCCTTTTTAAAGTGAGGgccccagaactgaacacaggattcaaGATGTGGCCACACCAGTGCCGAGtgcagggggacaatcactgccctggtcctgcaggTCACACTCTTGATAGAGGCCAGGGTGCCATAGGgcttcttggccacctgggccTACTGTTGGCTTATATTGAGCTGGCttcaaccagcacccccaagcccCCTGCTGCTGAACAGCTCTCCAGCCACCAGCcactccctccccagcctgtaACACTACATGGGGTggttgtgacccaagtgcaggacacAGCACTTTGGTCGCAAGTGATCTAAAGCAAATGCTTTATTGTCACTTGAGCCTTATTAAGCCTCATGAAGCTGTCCTTAGCCCATTGATTGAGTCTCTCCAGGTCTCTCTGtagagcttttttttcccccctataGAAAAGACTATGCTCATCCTAGACGAAAATTCCAACCCACCAAGTATGCAAACAAAAAGTTGTTTAACATGTCAAGGTGGACTATACCAGCTAAATTAACTGTATTGGATATCTCTCAAGTTTATACAAGGAATTAAGCTAAATAATCTAAGTCAGTGTGCAGGGAGATGCTCATTCCACTATTAAGAAGCATTAGGTATGGAATGCTCCAATCTCCATCTACCATAAAGGTGCTCAGTGGGACTGAGGACTAGATGCTCTCTCTCAGTCAATTGGTTTGGAATTCCTACTGCTTTTTGAATAGCCACAGAATTGAGGCAAGTTTTCTTTACCACAATGACTCTGTGAGAGCTCCCGTGGTACACAGGGAAATGCTCTTATCCTGAAGGGTCTCTAATCTGTTATTCCTTCTATGAATATCTCTCTCAGTTCACCCAACTCAGCTCATCTCTCTGGTTTATGTTGTATTACCAATTGAGATGATATTTTTGGAGCctgcattttgccttttttacaTTAACTGAACTTTCCTGAAATCAATGTTTGTTTTGTCcatgaaaataatgtaaaagaTGTTTTGGTATTCACTTGCCACAGAGCAGTAAGTTATCTATTACCATGGCTTTTTAAGTAGTATCATCTAGCCAAAAATATTCTTCCAGCATCTGCAGTGCCACTACagtaaaactattttaaagTTACAGTACGAAACCTGTAATACAGCCTAAATAACTTACAGCTTACGGAGGCAACACAGATACTGGAAGAAGTAGGTGATCCATGAGCAGATGACAAGAAGCCTACTAACCTTCCCAAGCCTACTAACAGTATCTGTAGAAAGGTATTACAACCTCCTGTGAGTAATGGGACAGGGAATGTGGTGATGCTGACCAGATGTTGAGGGCTGAGTGACCCAAATCATGTCATGGCTAACCTAAGTAGGCAAGGTCTGCGCTCTGCACAGCCAGTGTGGCCTTCAGGCTGTGTTGGGCTGTGCAAATCTCTTGGTGGTGGGACAGGCTTAGCACAGTGGTGGAGGAGCCAGTAGGCAGCTCTTGTCTTGACAAAGCTCTTGTACCAGAGCTTATGCCACCTGCATGGCCTTGCCTTCATCTGAAAATATTAGTTCTAATAACTAGTTATTGGGATATTAGGACACAAGACAGATGATGGACTTTGGACCTGGTTAGCATAAGAAATTTGAtaacaggatgccttggcaaGAGCAAACAGAACTTTGAGAATTAAATCAAGATTGCAAGAAGATCAAATCAGACagatttactgaaaaaaagaaaattacatcagacttctgcaagcaagagatgtttAAAATGCATAAGTTTGTTTATGTGATTTTTAGCCCCATCATTGTAGTAAAACATTACTTGTCTTCCAAAAATACTATGAGTGGTTGTACTCCACAATAAATTTGGACTCTTTGACCACCTCAGAGTTTTCCCTGTCTGTCCTTATCACTGataacttttgttttaaatggtattttagAGTCAGAGCGTCTTTCTTACTGAAATAATATGTATCAGCACCTCCTTGTAGCAACAGACAACTTTACCCTGCAAACACATACAAGTCCCCATGGGACCAGAGAGGGTGCTGGCCTGTGTCCCACAAGGACATTCTCGATGACACTGGAAAGATTACAGCAGTACCTGATGAGTGGTAAAAGGCAAGTGCCACACCCACGTTCCAGGAGGAGGATCCAGAGAATCACTAACTTGACAGTCTGACCTCAGTCCCAGCAGTTAGAGCAAATCCTCTCTGAATCTGTcgggatctctagctggtcagagtcACCCCGAGAAAAGTtcgaaagtctcttttcccagcccggcgcttgaagaaggagtcagggctcttaatttctcggtctcaaggttgtttattttatattatctataaaaaattttctcctgccctgccgaggtcagctcagcaagacagttccaggcactctccgcccgctcccaaggctgcgttgtcttttatactacaaatcacgtatatcatatttacttttactttccaatacctatcacccatgttagacagtgcacttctattctaaaccaatccccaagtgccaacatcacagcagaagatggaggccaagaagaagaaggagaaaggctggacacacccagattcctccatcttgcctcctgaacccccataccaaaaaacccaaaatcttcttttccagcccgtgataatttcactattattctacctaaactgttgtggcttgctgatcttcatataaggttggtaatttgctccatgggtcataatcaaaaccacaggtgtcttgggctctgtgacagggtctctgagacccctagcaggggtcctggtgtcctggacagccagaggtgtgtcctgggtcctgacatgAATCCATACCTAGGCACATGAAGGTGATGGTATTTTGAAACAGTCAGCACATGTCAAGCCTACAATGTCAAGTCATGTCTGCCCAAACTAATTCCCTCTAGAAAGAGGTGTCTGACTGTGTAAATAATGGGAAAGTGGTAGAGAAGCTTCCACACATGGCAGGAaggcaagaaaagaaagcatGAGAGATAGAGAACCAGTACAGCACAGGTTGGACACATGGACTTGTAGGAATATAAGTtcaacaaaaacaaatacaaattacTTCATTCTTGCAGAAATAACTCCATGCAACAGTATGGGCTGGGAAACAGCCGCTTAGGGAGCTTTAGAGTAAGAGCTGTGTGCACCTGTGTGCAGCTTAACAGAAGTCAGCTGTGTGACCTTGTGGTGGCAATGACCATCAGAGCCAGCAAGCAGGTCCCAGAGACCAAGCTGCCTTCTGCTTTCAGCACTTGTGAGGCTGCATGTGGAGTGTTGTGTCCTATTTAGCATTCCCCAGCGCAAGAACACTGCTGACAGTGAAGCAGGTGACCAGCAGACACTGCCAAGGTGGTCAGGGAGATGGAGGACATGCCATTTCCTGGAAAGGATGAGAGAGCCAAGTTTTTTTAGCCTTAAGAAAAGAATCAGAGGCTGAACAAATTCTAACAGCCACACACTGCAATTTCACCCTGTTAGAAAACCCAGCACAATAACGAAAGAAATCCTtaaggaaaagataaaagtgAGACTGTACAATTTACATTTAGATGAGCTGCTGATTTGTAAGAAACTTACAAACTCTTCTGTGGAATTCACCAGCTGCAATGTCAGTTTACCTTCATCCTCTCATTTGCTGTTATTACTATTGGTATTCTGTTCCTTCTAGGAGCATAACACCAGAGAATTGGATCTGAAATGAGAGGTGTTACCTACATTTTAAAGTCCTTTCTGCCTTTCCCGCTCAGATAAATACCATTTAATTTCTCTTGCCACCAGATAATTCAGAAACATTGTACTATAAATCATTCTTTCCTCCCTATAGCAAAATCTTAAAGTTATTACCTTTTTATTCAAAACAGGAATGCCTGAGCTTATTACAGCGAGACATCAAGAAGTAGATCTTTATATTAAGAACCAAGTGTTATGTTTACGGTTCCATATAATCATGTTCCATTACCatgaaaatttctgcttttgataTGACCTGAGATACTGTGAACTTGCATTACTGATCAGTCCAGAATATCTGTTAGGAAACCTCTTAACACTCTTCACTCATACTTTGAAATTACATTATCTCAACTAGCTGTTGCTTCCTGGAGAGCACTGCCTGCGTTCAACAAGGAGGTTGCTGGGTTATAATGACATGCATATTTGTGGCCAAACTAATATCCAGTAGGATTAGACTAGTTCTCAAGCTGTTTTTTCCAGCCTACTCTATTTGAAAACCTGCCATATTTCTTGGGCCAGCCATGGCCTTGTTCTACAGTCTGAACGAATACCTTGAAAAGAACTAGGGCACAGCAAAGTTTCTGAGAGCCTTCTGTGTTCTACTAGCTTCCCTTAGTGACAGAGCTTTTAAAGGACATGCTGATGGAGGTACCTGGCACTGGAATAGCACATCCAttggtttcattttcttgaaTAACGATAAGGCAAGAACTGACTTTCATTGTTAACAGGTTAACATCCATGTACCTGTGTGAGAATATATATTGACACTGAATTAATTGGAAGTTTTCACTGTGACCTGTGACTGGTGTTTTTCAACAAGAAAAAGAGCTTATTTTCaccataaaaaggaaaacattcttgAAGAACACAGACCCTGAAAATGCAGTCAGATACGCTGCAAGTGCAGAAGTCTACTTAgcccctgaaaaaaaaaataataaggtCGTTGGTGACATACTGTAGACAAGAGATGATGGAAAGTGCAAAGGCTGCCTTCTGCCAGAAAGCTACATGTAACTTGTGAGAGCAGCTGCCATGACAAATGCCTTCAGCAGCTGCTACAGGAGCGCTGTTGCACTCTACAGAAATGTGGTCATACCTCTGCTGGGGTGGCAACCTGCGTTGTGAATTCAGCCTGTAAGAACAGTGGTTACCTGAAGGGCTCTGACACACACCACTGCCAGGTACAGTGAGGCAATATATGCACACCATGCATACACACAGCACCAAATCATTATGAATGTTAAGAGAAAAGTTGATTTTGAGAGCAGACAAAGTCGATAAGGCAAGAACCAATGACTGCTACGCAGAGCCACACAAACCATTTTCTGTTTGACATCAGCTCTTAAATAAGCATGCTCTCTCAATATAACTAATTGAATTCCTTTTCTTGTTGGAAAACCTATGcaatttttctcattaattcTAAAAGCTTGAACACAGATCTGGAAACCTTATACATCAGAAAATTGTACTGAAATATCTGCAAAGCAGTCATGCTGTAAACAGCTTTATTGAGATCTTCTTGCTTGCACTGGACCACAGGCATGACAGTGACTTTCCAGAGAGCACATGTTGAAAATGAAGACAAGGACaatgggggtgggggagaagaaaatgtCAGACAAGTAACATTGCCTTTAAGGTGGGAACAtaggggagggaggaagagaacaGAAGGTACATGCAATTATTGTAGTAGAGATGGCTAAATATTaacacaaatgcaaaaaaagagGGACAGGTGTGACTTCACCATCTAAACCAAACACAACACTTAATTTGATTTTGCAGTTTGAATAACATGACTCTTGCTTTGCACAACCAGAATAAAATCTGTGGATTATTTGTGCCATTTGAAGTCTGAAGACTCCTATCTCTTACATGCTAAAGCAAACTTCAAAGGAAGTTTCCTAACTCATTATAggagaaatatttccataaaaCAGCACTGAAGGTTTACAGTCAGCTCTATTAACTTCTGCAAGGTTTACATGAAATGAAACTTGGTCAGTTTCCTACTAACAAGCAATTTTTTCTGAAACTGTAACTCAAGATCCAGTAATGTAGGTTCCAGACAGGCAAAAGCTTTTGCTGTTACAGTTTTAAACAATGTACTGCTCCCAAAATCCtcagaaaataaacccagagGTGGCTCACGAGGTGTAATTTCCTCAAGTTCTCTTCCAAGTGCGAGgggcaaggaaagaaagggacacagggatggctgtgtctataaaaaaaaagcctaaaccCCCTTACACCTCAAATATAAAAACCCCCAAGATGTCCCATGCTCCACCTTACTCCATTGTTACCTTACTTGGCAAATCACCTCTAGTTTTCCTTGGAGTCTTCAAGCATGGTTCTGAATTTGGGATTGAGCAGTAAGGCTATACTGACAACTCGTCACAGCAAATCTCAATGGCCTAACAGATAttgttcagagaaagaaaaggctttgaaaaaatataatgaCAGGTCAACACAGCCACCAATTTTACATTCTTTGCAAACACTGCCAATGCTGGGCAGACTGCTCCCGTCACTGGTTCCCCTATTCCTGCCAGAATATGAATTCTTCTGAATCTACAGGGAAAGAACCCAACTCAAACCAATcacccaaaggaaaaaacaaacaaacaaaaaaccccaaaacaaaccaaaaaacaagcaaacGGGAAAGGATGGGAAGAAGCAAATAGAAGAACGAAAaacttaataaaataatttcttatacTCTACACACTCAATAAAGTATTTATTGTTCTTTCAAAGTGACTAAGCAGCATCCAccaaaatttaaatgaaaacttcaatatattattttagaagcagaaatttaaaaaaatcaatcaaaatGAAGACCAGCAATAAGTATACTACACAACATGtgtggagaaaaaatatttgactaCAATGTAAAGGTTAGTCAAGTAACTATAAGAGTTAATGAATGAGTTGCCTCTGGTTTCAAAACTACTAGCAATGATTAACATTAacatgacaaaaaataaaatctccatATGTTATGATAATTTTCTGCTAGTAAACACCTTAAAAcacttggttttcttttaagttATTTGTAAAAATATAGAGGGtttttaaatctcctttttGCATaggattggatttttttccttcacaccTGAATATTTAGAAGACAATCTTTAATTTCTCTACACATTAGGTTCTTGCACAGTGAATATAGATTTGAGTCTTCAGATTGGCACAGACAGAAGGGACTGTATTTGATTTAAATCTATTAAACTGATTTTCTCCAAGAAAAAACTGAGAGTCTCCGGcacctttcttttaaaaatcgGGTAAGTGcctgaaaaagtaaaataataagaTGGTTTGTTCATTGTTATACATTTATTGACAAATTCGGTTACTCAAGATTACCAGTCTAGAACATGCAGGATTTTGCAGAATGAAAAAGTCAAGGCACAAATATTCGAAATCTTATTCCAATACTGTCACCATAAGAAACAATCTGCCCAGTTTTGCTCCAGTGAGTCATCTCCTTGTCTCACTTATACATTATAATTCCTGATAAAAGACACACCACTTAACTTGAAGTTTAACTTTCAAGAGTTCTTCAAGGGAAATCTGACTTAAACATTTCTTAATCTATAGTCTGGAAGTTTGCATATATTATTTATTCAAACGTTTCTTCAATTGTTCTAGATGCCTAGCATCAGCATCCTGAAGAATTAATACAGTAGCTTTAGACTGAAATGGATTAAACTCAATAGTCATCAAACAACAAAGATCTATCAGCTGTTTTTGACATTTCTCTAAACCATCCTTAAGTTTTAGACGTAAAGTAGGATCCTTTTTCAGCTTATTAATTTCAGGCACTGAAAAGCCAATGAAACTTGTTAGAATATCATCAGCAAAATCTACTTCAAGATAAGCAGAGCCATCAGAAATTTTTGCCTTTATACCCCAGGACCCATTGCTTTTTGTGAGGTTTCCAGTGAGAGTGACAATAAAACATTTAACTTTCAGAATTGTAacagtttctggtttttttgcaaggagaagggaaataTATGTGAAAGGTGGAGAATCTAAATCTAAATGTGCCTCTACTGCCTTGCAAGGAAAGATCTGTGAATCATGTCTTTGCTGATCTCCTTCTGGatccatttttaaagaaaatacaggatCATCAATTAATACCCTGCTGTCAGAAGTGTGTTGGTGTTTACATCTGCCCTCATCTAGGTCTGTATAATTCTGCCTGTCTTCAGGAGGAGTTTCCAAAGAGAAAGCTGATGAACTGCAGGTCCGATGTAAGCCCTTGTGCGGCAAAAAGTTACTAATGCTATTTCCATCTTCATCAAATATTGTTCTTCTCATGTTGTTTCCATTGCTGATAGCTTCTCTGGGCTTATCTCTTTCATTCACATTGTCTTCTTCACCAGTGCCATTTAAAGATGAATTGCAGGAGCTTCTAGATGTATGTGGAAGTCTGCCAGTAATTAAACCCATGTTTCTGTTCATCTCCACTGGTGGCACTTCTTCCATCTCTCTTTGCATCTCTTCTTCCAGAAGAAAGTCATCTTCTAAAGGAAAGTCATTTAAAAAGTCATCAGCATATTCTGTGGGAGGTGAAACTTGCTCATCTGAGTGAGGCAAACAACTTCCAGATTTTTGCAGCAAAACATTTCCATTGTGTGCAGTCAGTGAACCTGAGGCTGTATTAAAATTGTTGCTTTTACTACAGTATCCACTTTCTAAAGATGTTCTGTTGTTCAAAGtaaattcattattttcatcAAGGCTGGCTAAAAGCTCTTCATCTGAAGGGCCAAGAGTTTGTTCTAACTCATCCACAGGCCTTGAAAAAATCTGTTCATGTCCAGCTTGTCCAACAGAATTAGGGTTTTCAGCTTCTCCAATTAATCTAGCAAGGACTCCTTCCTGACAATAATCCTCAAGAAGAGCATCCACTTCACCACCCAACAGTTTCACGTTTTCTGGTTTAAGCAGAAGAACTCCAAGACGATATGCAATATTGCCCTGTACAGTGATTTTTGTTCCAGGAGGAAGATTACTGCAGAGAATGGGCACTGGTTGATACTCCATGCCCTGAATTTGATGTACGCCATCTGTTAATTGTAGCATCAGCATTCGAGTCGGCTTTGCTTCCCAGGGCTTCTGAAATGTCTGAGTATTGGCTGTCACTTCTTCATTTACAGTGCTTTTCCCTCTTAGCTTCTGCAACTGAGAATATGCTGGCTGGCTAACATCCACCAGTGAATCAATCTGTATGGAGAAGCAGCCTGATAACTCTCCCTTGGGAGTATCTAAGATGCAGTTAGGCAAAATGGGATATTCCAAGTCTCTCAGATCAGTAAGAAGCCATTGCTCAAATACCTGCTTGTTAATCTGAGCCTGACTTAAATTACTACCACTGTTTTCTTCCTGGATCCAATTAATACATGCTTCCAGCCATGTTAAAGGAACTTTCACATGCCATGTGGATGAAAGCCAGGTTTCCACTCTTGCTACAATGCTAGATGtagacattttcttttatggTCAGATACTGAATTCCCTAAAATTGAATCCAAAAAGACATATTTAATCTTCTgacaaaaactgaaattattacAAGTTTCATGCTTATATtgcataaaaaatttaaattaaaaacacttcTAGAGACAAGGAAATTCACAGGCATTTGCAACATTTAACATTTCAATCAGCATAAAACGTATGTGCAATTATCAGCATAAAAGTCATGTGCAAAACATAAGAAGAGTATGGAGACTTATACAAGCAACCAcacttcttttctgtttattaaacTAGAAACATGTAACTGAAACTCTTTTCTTATAGACTGAAAATGaatggacaaaaaaaaccccaaaccataaGAGCAGTAGGTTTTAAAAtagatttcctcttttttatggttttctttctgttaacACACAGCTTACTTTAGAAATTGACCTGAGATGTTACTGTCCCACTTCACCAGCACTGTTAGGAACAGAAGAGGATCTACAGAACCAAGCTGAGGTCTATCAACACCTATATCAGAGGAGTGACTTTCAGTCCGTGACTGAAAGCTTTGACTTTCAGTCCCACAACAGAAAGCTGGCTTTGAAACATTGTTATCTGGAGACCCAGTGCAGGACTTCGCTGCAACAGCACGAAGTCTTGGCAGCTATCAAGGACATCAGTGGCTAATAAACTCTAACTCCCTGTTAGTTTAGGAAGTAGTTCTGCACAAACAGAGTAGAACAGAagtatttcagttggaagggactctgAATGATCATTTAGTCCAACCACCTGACTAAAAGTAAAAGCACCTTACTAAGGATATTGTCCAGATACATCTTAAAAACTAACAGGTTTAGAGCATCAGCCACCTCTACACGAAGGCTGTTTCAGTTTTTCATCATGCTCTTAGAACTAGAATCATTCAGattggaaaaggcttccaagatcattgagtccaacctcTGAACACCACCACCATGccaactagatcatggcaccaagtgccatgtccaatCACTTCTTGAACAatttcagggatggtgactccatcatTGCTTAAACACCcattctgtgaaaaattcctGATGTCCCACCTGAAATTCCCTTGGTACAACCTGAGGTCTATTTCAGAGACTGACCCTCAGCTTACAACAATTTCCTTTCAAGATTGTGGAGACCAATAAcatctcccctgagcctccttttctccaccCCTGCTCCCTCAACCACTCCTAACACCACTTACTCTCTAGGCCTTTCACCAGCTTTATTGTCCTTggtaaagaaattattcctaTTGTCAAGACTGAACTTCCCTGATGCAGCTTTGAATCATTCCCACATCTCCTGTTGCTGGATGCCAGGAACACAGCAGCACTCCCTCTCCAggtcccctgcccagggagctgtacagagcaatgaggtcacccctgagcctccttctcTCCAAACCAGACAGacccagagccctcagcccctcctcacagGATGTGCCTTCCAGTCCTTCCACCGGCTCTGCTGTCCTCCTCTGGACCATTCCAGGACCTTCTTCCCACCCTTCTCAGAGTGTGGggcccagcactgcacacaggacTCAGGGTGAGGGGCACCAGGGCTGAATCCAGCAGgatgatcccaatcccagctggtgatgctgtgtcTGCTGCACCCCGGGGTGGGGtttgccctcctggctgcccgggcacacactgctggctcaccctgagctgctgcccacctgcacccccagaccccttttgcagggctgctctgcacacactcTCCCAGCTTTACTGCATCCCAGAGGCAGAATCTGGATCTGTTCTTGTTTCATGCCACTGATAATTACCCAGCGCTCCAATCTGTTTCAGATCCCTTCTCCATCGAGAAAGTCAGCAGCACCTCCCAACCAAGTATCGCTAGCACATCTGCTAATAGAGCATTCAAATCCTGCATCCATGTCACTACTACAAATATTGAAACGATGCCAAGTTGCCTAACTGCGCATGGATCACGTTCAATCCCTTAGAAAGGGCGACCGAGTAGCTCAATCTCTTTACAGAACACAACGAAAACAAAACCTACTGTAAGAATATTTAAGAAACACCAGGTGTGGGTTCTGGTGTGTTTCTTGGGgtatttttggcattttggcCTTCAGAGTGAACAAAAGAACACCCTGCCTCCAAGCTCTCCCCAAAAGATCCACCACTCGGAATATACCGCCTAGTTAGCCCAAGCAAAGCGGCAGCTTTCAACAGAGGAGGTGAAAGGgctgagggaggaagggaagcagaggtggggggaggaggaagaccTGAATGAGGACAGGCCACACCTCGCAGCCCCTCGGAGGGGCCGAGAGCTCCAACTCACCGGGGCGAGCGAGCGGTGGCGGcagcggggcggccgcggctgCCGCCAGCCTGAGGGACCTGGCTGCGCCCGAGCCCGCGCTCCCCGAAACCGCCGCGAGCACCCACCAGCCAATGGGAGGCGCGCGTTGAATCATCGCGAGACTTTCGCCAAAGTCGGCGCCGGGCTGCACGCACAAGGCGGGGTTTTAGTGGCCGCCATTTTCTCGCCTCCCGGCCGCAGCCGCTCCCGCTTTTCTGGGCCGCCCCCTCGCTGCCCGCGCCGCTCCCAGCGCGGCTCCCGCAGCCCAGGTAGGAAAGGCAGTCAGGCCGGCCGGCCGGCCGCGGCACGGGTCTAGCGGCGCCACCCTTTCCCCGGGCCCGTCTCGTCCTTTTCCTCACGGAGGGCGGTGCGGCTCGCGGCGCCGCCTCCTGTGCTGACGGGCAGCGGCTTCACCCAacgaggcggcggcggcgcctcACGGAGGGCGGTGGCGGGGCCAATCGCGGGTGGCGCGGTCAATCGCGGGTGGCGCTGGTGGAGGTGCGCGTCGGAGTCCGAGGCTGCTCCCCTTTCTCTCCCGTACGCGGcgcggccggcggcgggcgCAGGTACACGCAGCCCGCGGCGCCGTGCGGCCGGGGCCGGcgaggaggggaggggggtgggAGAAGGGTACAGGCCGGTTAAGGCCTTGCCTGGGCCGGTAGAGCCGCCGATGGACTCCGCTCGGCGACGCGGCGTGACACAGCGGTGTGAGACGGCCTGTGTCTCCTGTCGTAGGGCCTCAACCGCCGAGGGCTGCCGTGGCCATAGGGCTTTTGTTGGGTTGGCGGTAGAACGAGGAAAACACTGTATGGAGGACAGTGGTGTGTGGCCACCTCGGCTGTTGCTGAGGGGCTTAAGGTGGCCCCTCCGTTGCCCCGCGGGGACAGCGCGCGTTTCGCAGCGCCAGCGGGTGCGCTTCAAGGGCAGGGGCGCGGCGGCCGCTGCCGCCTTCCCGCGCCCGCCCCAGATAACTGTGCCCAGAGAGAGCTTCTGTGGGGGATTATGACGGGCGCAGCGAGGGCGCTCCGGACCGCGGCCTGCGCGGAAGCAGCCGTAGAGGCCGATCGGGGGGCGGAGGCTCCGCATCGTGGCCGCGCCACTTTTGAGTGGGGGGGGGCGGAGTACCCGTGG is part of the Camarhynchus parvulus chromosome Z, STF_HiC, whole genome shotgun sequence genome and harbors:
- the RMI1 gene encoding recQ-mediated genome instability protein 1; amino-acid sequence: MSTSSIVARVETWLSSTWHVKVPLTWLEACINWIQEENSGSNLSQAQINKQVFEQWLLTDLRDLEYPILPNCILDTPKGELSGCFSIQIDSLVDVSQPAYSQLQKLRGKSTVNEEVTANTQTFQKPWEAKPTRMLMLQLTDGVHQIQGMEYQPVPILCSNLPPGTKITVQGNIAYRLGVLLLKPENVKLLGGEVDALLEDYCQEGVLARLIGEAENPNSVGQAGHEQIFSRPVDELEQTLGPSDEELLASLDENNEFTLNNRTSLESGYCSKSNNFNTASGSLTAHNGNVLLQKSGSCLPHSDEQVSPPTEYADDFLNDFPLEDDFLLEEEMQREMEEVPPVEMNRNMGLITGRLPHTSRSSCNSSLNGTGEEDNVNERDKPREAISNGNNMRRTIFDEDGNSISNFLPHKGLHRTCSSSAFSLETPPEDRQNYTDLDEGRCKHQHTSDSRVLIDDPVFSLKMDPEGDQQRHDSQIFPCKAVEAHLDLDSPPFTYISLLLAKKPETVTILKVKCFIVTLTGNLTKSNGSWGIKAKISDGSAYLEVDFADDILTSFIGFSVPEINKLKKDPTLRLKLKDGLEKCQKQLIDLCCLMTIEFNPFQSKATVLILQDADARHLEQLKKRLNK